One Physeter macrocephalus isolate SW-GA chromosome 19, ASM283717v5, whole genome shotgun sequence genomic window carries:
- the LRCOL1 gene encoding leucine-rich colipase-like protein 1 — protein MARAGRLLLLWLLPATLVTTRGKQPPQSHKPARPGAAAGTGGRALTRQEHSECQSGCCVTNSLSPQKFCSPQTVFQQCLSWQKPNGYACLDHTECRSGCCVTSSYGLQTYCAAKTIFLQCVPWRKPNGDYCTDHSECRSKCCIRLHELGPHRCVPRSGILVQCLPWVSPGTGSSPPVGLTPATGLRAAGSDLEVVCPLPGEAANCLCRSASVPVS, from the exons ATGGCCCGCGCCGGGCGTCTGCTGCTGCTCTGGTTGCTGCCCGCGACCCTGGTGACGACGCGGGGGAAGCAGCCGCCACAGTCCCACAAG CCTGCGA GACCCGGGGCTGCGGCGGGCACAGGCGGGCGGGCCTTGACTCGGCAGGAGCACTCAGAGTGCCAGAGCGGCTGCTGCGTCACCAACAGCCTGAGTCCCCAGAAGTTCTGCAGCCCCCAGACCGTCTTCCAGCAGTGCCTGTCCTGGCAGAAG CCGAATGGGTACGCCTGCCTGGACCACACGGAGTGCCGGAGCGGCTGCTGCGTCACCAGCAGCTACGGGCTGCAGACGTACTGCGCGGCCAAGACCATCTTCCTGCAGTGCGTGCCGTGGCGCAAG CCCAACGGGGACTACTGCACGGACCACAGCGAGTGCCGCAGTAAGTGCTGCATCCGGCTGCACGAGCTCGGCCCCCACCGCTGCGTCCCCCGGAGCGGCATCCTGGTCCAGTGCCTGCCCTGGGTGAGTCCTGGAACCGGGTCCAGCCCGCCTGTGGGGCTAACTCCAGCGACTGGCCTGAGGGCGGCGGGCAGTGACCTGGAAGTGGTGTGTCCCCTCCCAGGAGAGGCCGCCAACTGCCTCTGCAGATCGGCCTCCGTTCCCGTTTCCTGA